Proteins from a single region of Hordeum vulgare subsp. vulgare chromosome 6H, MorexV3_pseudomolecules_assembly, whole genome shotgun sequence:
- the LOC123401046 gene encoding probable histone H2AXb has protein sequence MATAAGGGGRGKPKGSKSVSRSVKAGLQFPVGRVARHLKVGRYAQRVGAGAPVYLCAVLEYLAAEALELAGNAARDNKKTRITPRHIQLAVRNDEELSRLLGGVTIAAGGVLPNINSVLLPKKAGKAAAGTGGSASQSQEF, from the coding sequence ATGGCCACAgcggcaggcggcggcgggaggGGCAAGCCGAAGGGGAGCAAGTCGGTGTCGCGGTCGGTGAAGGCGGGCCTGCAGTTCCCGGTGGGCCGCGTCGCCCGGCACCTCAAGGTCGGCCGGTACGCGCAGCGCGTGGGCGCGGGCGCCCCCGTCTACCTCTGCGCCGTCCTCGAGTACCTCGCCGCCGAGGCCCTGGAGCTGGCTGGCAACGCGGCGCGCGACAACAAGAAGACCCGGATCACGCCGCGCCACATCCAGCTCGCCGTCCGCAACGACGAGGAGCTCAGCCGGCTGCTCGGCGGCGTCACCATCGCCGCCGGCGGCGTCCTGCCCAACATCAATTCCGTCCTCCTCCCCAAGAAGGCCGGCAAGGCCGCCGCCGGCACCGGCGGGTCCGCGTCCCAGTCCCAGGAGTTCTAG